TTCGGCCTGGATGATCTCGTCCTCACGGGCCTTGAGTTCCGGTGTGTAGAACCGCTCTGAGTTCTTGAGGGTTTGCCGGCGCGTGTAGTCCTCGGGCACCGAATCGAGGTTGGCGTTCGTGACTTCGATGTAGTAGCCGTGGACGGAGTTCTGGCCGACCTTCAGCGAGTCGATGCCGGTGCGTTCACGCTCCTGAGCTTCCAGCGAGTCGATCCACTCCTTGCCGGAGCGTTCGGTCTCTCGCAGGTCGTCCAGTCGGTCGTCGTACCCCTCTGCGATGACACCGCCTTCGGTGATCTCGATTGGTGGTTCCTCGCGAATCGCCCGCCCGATCAGATCCCGGATCTCGTCGAGGGCATCGAGGTCGGCGCGGATCTCCCGGAGGGTATCGCAGTCGGCGTCGTCGAGTGTGGCCTCGATCTCGGGCACCACGTCGAGGGTGTCCTTCAGCGAGCGCAGATCGCGGGCGTTGGCGCGGGCCCGGGAGACTCGGGATATCAGCCGCTCCACGTCGTATACGTCCCGAAGGAGGTCGTGGAGGCGTTCGCGAGTGCGTACGTCGCCGGCGAGTTCGCCGACGGCGTCGTGACGCGCCTCGATGGCCGCGCGCTCGATCAGCGGTCGCCGGAGCCAGTCCTTCAGTTCGCGACTTCCCAGCGCACAGGCAGTCTCGTCCAGCACTTCCACGAGCGTCGCCCCCGCACGGCCGTGGACCGCCCGGCGCTCGAACAGTTCCAGACTCTCCAGAGCCACCCGGTCCAGCAGCATGTACTCCCGCGGGTCGTATCGGGTGACGTGGTTGAGGTAGTCTAGCCTGTCGCGCTCGCCGTCGGTGTCGTCCCCCTCTGCGCCTCTCGTATATTCAGCGTAATCCAGCAACGCGCCACAGGCCCGGATCTCCGCGGAGTTCGAGAGGACCGTCTCCGGGTCACCGAAGTACGACGCGACCAGCTCGTTCGGGTTATCGCCCTCGAAGGCAGCCCTGTCGTGCGGGGTGACCATGCAGTCCGAATCGAAGGGGTCGGTGGGAGCGTCGGGGCCGACGACGGCCTCCGAGGGGCTGAACCGGCCGAGTTCGTCGGCGACCGCTGACTCGTCGGTCGTGCTGGTGACGTAGAAGTCGCCCGTCGACACGTCGAGGAGGGCGAGGCCGTCGGTGTCGTCGACGCGAGCGAGGCAGGCGACGAAGTTGTTGTCGTCGGTCCGCAGCAGTTCGTCCTCGGTGAGCGTCCCGGGCGTGACGATCCGGGTGACCGCGCGGTCGACGACCCCGGTGGTCTCCTCGGGCTCCTGTACCTGATCGGCGACGGCCACGCGGTAGCCCGCGTCCAGCAGCGTCTCGATGTAACTCTCTGCGTTGTCGATGGGGATACCGGCCATCGGGTACTCCCCGGTCGAGTCCTCGCGTTTGGTGAGCGTGATCTCACAGAGCCGCGAGACGCGTTCGGCGGCGTCGCAGAAGGCCTCGTAGAAGTCCCCGACCTGAAAGAGGACGAGGGAGTCCTCGTACGCCGAGCACAGCTCGAAGTACTGGGACATCATCGGCGTCAGCTCGTCGGCCCGGTCCTGCATCGTCTCGGGTGGGCCAAGCGCCGCGTCCATGGACGACCGCAACACTGCGGGCGGGAAATGTCCTCCGGATGGCCACCGTCTGGCGGTGCCCCGTTCGGGGCGGGCTTCTTGTGAGGAGGGTCCGTACCGCCGGCCATGCGAACGGGCGTGATCGTCGCCGGCGGGTACGCCACCCGGTTCGGAGAGGGAGACAAGGCCGTCGCCGACCTCGCGGGCACCCCGATGATCCGGCGGGTCGCCGACCGCCTCGCGCCCGTAATCGACCGGCTGGTCGTCAACTGCCGCCCCGAGCAACGCGAGGCCATCGCGGAGGCGCTGTCGGGGTACGACCACCCGCGAACCGTCGCCGAGGACGAGGAGTCGGACCGAGGACCCATGACGGGGATGTTGACCGGGCTGCGCGCGGTCGAATCCGAGTTCGCCGTCGTCGTGGCCTGCGATATGCCCTTCGTGGCTCCCGGGCTGGTCGACCACCTCTTCGAGCAGGCCCGCCCACACGACGCCGCAGTTCCGCGAGTCGACGGCCGGGATCAACCCCTGCAGGCGGTCTACCGGACCGACGCGACCGTGGCGGCCTGCGAGGCCGCACTCGCACGAGACCAGCGGGCGGTGTTCGCCGCGCTCGCCGAACTGGACTGGGTCGCGGTCCCCGAAGCCGAGATCGAGACTCACGCCACGCTCGACTCGCTCCGGAACGTCAACACCCGCGAGGATCTGCGGAAAGCGATAGCGGAGTTCTGACTGCGACGGCCAGCGCCCGTACAGCGAGGGTCGCAGTCTCAGCCATGTGAGTGTCCCCCCTCGTTTATATTGTGTGAGATAGATGTTGACAGGCATGGAGCATTACAATGGTGACCAGCTGGCACACATGGGGGACCTGCCGGCGATGGCGGCGTCCCGGTACGGGGAGCAAACCGCGTTCGTCTTTCAGGGGCTGGAGACGAGTTTCGCCGAGCTAGAGGCCGAAGCAAACCAGGTCGCGAACATGCTCGTCGAGCACGGCGTCGAGCCGGGCGAGCGCGTCGGGCTGTTCGTCCCGAACACGCCGCGATTCCCGAAGAGCTACTTCGGGACGCTCAAGGCCGGCGCGATTCCGGTCCCGCTGAACCTCCGGATGGACCCCGAGACGCTCGCGTTCGTCATCCAGGACGCGGGCATCGACGTCCTGTTCGGCTCCCCGTTTCTGGCCGACGAGGTCCAGGAGCTGGCGGCGGCCGCCGAGGTCGGGACGCTGTTCCTGCCGGGCGTCACCGACGAGGGTGTCGTCAACTACTCCCACGCAATTGCCGACCACGACGAGACGTTCGATCGGGAGGCAGAGGGCGTGGATCGGGACTTCGAGGACGTTGCCGTCCAGCCCTACACGAGCGGGACGACGGGCAAACCCAAGGGTGTGCAGTTGACACACGAGAACCTGCTGTCGACCATCGAGGCCTACGACAACGGCGGGCTCCCGCTGGATCCCGACGACACGTTCCTGCTCGTCCTGCCACTGTTCCACATCTACGGGCTGAACGCCCTGCTCGGGTCGGGCCTGTACAGCGGGTCGACGATGGTGCTGGTCGCCCAGCCGGAACCGGAACCGATGCTCGACGCCATCGGGAACAACGACGTGACCAACTTCGCGGGTGTGCCCGCGATGTACACGATGATGTTCCGTGAGTACCGCGAGAACCCCGAGAAGTACGACCTCTCCAGTTTGGAGTCGGTCACCTGCGCGGCCGCGCCGCTGGCCGACGCGACCCGGCGGGAGATCATGGAGGAGTGGGACGTGCCGATGGTCGAGGGCTGGGGGATGACCGAGACGGCCCCCGCGGGCACCGTCGAGCCGAGTCGGGGCGTCCGGAAGGCCGCTGGCTGTGTCGGCCCCGTGCTGGACGACGTGGAGATCAAACTCGTCGATCCCGG
This Halorientalis sp. IM1011 DNA region includes the following protein-coding sequences:
- the mutS gene encoding DNA mismatch repair protein MutS; amino-acid sequence: MDAALGPPETMQDRADELTPMMSQYFELCSAYEDSLVLFQVGDFYEAFCDAAERVSRLCEITLTKREDSTGEYPMAGIPIDNAESYIETLLDAGYRVAVADQVQEPEETTGVVDRAVTRIVTPGTLTEDELLRTDDNNFVACLARVDDTDGLALLDVSTGDFYVTSTTDESAVADELGRFSPSEAVVGPDAPTDPFDSDCMVTPHDRAAFEGDNPNELVASYFGDPETVLSNSAEIRACGALLDYAEYTRGAEGDDTDGERDRLDYLNHVTRYDPREYMLLDRVALESLELFERRAVHGRAGATLVEVLDETACALGSRELKDWLRRPLIERAAIEARHDAVGELAGDVRTRERLHDLLRDVYDVERLISRVSRARANARDLRSLKDTLDVVPEIEATLDDADCDTLREIRADLDALDEIRDLIGRAIREEPPIEITEGGVIAEGYDDRLDDLRETERSGKEWIDSLEAQERERTGIDSLKVGQNSVHGYYIEVTNANLDSVPEDYTRRQTLKNSERFYTPELKAREDEIIQAEQRADDLEYDLFREVRDTVAAESERVQALADTLARLDVLVSFGTVAAEYDYARPTFVDDPRQTAIEGGRHPVVERTQSSFVPNDTRLDADEFFAVITGPNMSGKSTYMRQVALIQLLAQAGCFVPAADARLSLVDRVFTRVGASDDIAGGKSTFMVEMTELAAILENATDSSLILLDEVGRGTSTTDGLAIARAVTEHIHDEIGARTLFATHHHELTDAADALDGVFNLHFAVSEVSSEASRTASQSDAAEQDGQDVVFDHEIRQGPAAASYGVEVAREAGVPDSVVDRSRELLDADESEDSHDGKKETNGHRPDARTNGAAAEAGSGADDPDAALAETVREQNLATTTPMEALALLQELQKQVEE
- a CDS encoding class I adenylate-forming enzyme family protein, with the protein product MEHYNGDQLAHMGDLPAMAASRYGEQTAFVFQGLETSFAELEAEANQVANMLVEHGVEPGERVGLFVPNTPRFPKSYFGTLKAGAIPVPLNLRMDPETLAFVIQDAGIDVLFGSPFLADEVQELAAAAEVGTLFLPGVTDEGVVNYSHAIADHDETFDREAEGVDRDFEDVAVQPYTSGTTGKPKGVQLTHENLLSTIEAYDNGGLPLDPDDTFLLVLPLFHIYGLNALLGSGLYSGSTMVLVAQPEPEPMLDAIGNNDVTNFAGVPAMYTMMFREYRENPEKYDLSSLESVTCAAAPLADATRREIMEEWDVPMVEGWGMTETAPAGTVEPSRGVRKAAGCVGPVLDDVEIKLVDPGTRETKVSTDQLEPVPDDDIDFEDEESVTGEIAIRGPNVFEGYYNRPEKTDQVFDDEGYFYTKDIARVDEDGYFWIVDRADDMIIAGGENIYPAEVEDALYEHPDVEEAAVVGASHEVKGEAPVAYVVLSEGAGVSEQDLREFTLDYVPTYAHPRRIFFVDELPRSATQKVQRYKLEEETEQRLDEPLSSEDGDL
- a CDS encoding molybdenum cofactor guanylyltransferase, which codes for MRTGVIVAGGYATRFGEGDKAVADLAGTPMIRRVADRLAPVIDRLVVNCRPEQREAIAEALSGYDHPRTVAEDEESDRGPMTGMLTGLRAVESEFAVVVACDMPFVAPGLVDHLFEQARPHDAAVPRVDGRDQPLQAVYRTDATVAACEAALARDQRAVFAALAELDWVAVPEAEIETHATLDSLRNVNTREDLRKAIAEF